A portion of the Corynebacterium heidelbergense genome contains these proteins:
- a CDS encoding beta-class phenol-soluble modulin: MIDALVNLGGSIVDIVKSAIEGDWGALAKAILGTVGNTVELGSSAIDGSSAGGDAAAAAGE, translated from the coding sequence ATGATCGACGCTCTTGTGAACCTGGGTGGATCCATCGTGGACATCGTGAAGTCTGCAATTGAGGGCGACTGGGGTGCGCTGGCCAAGGCCATCCTCGGCACCGTGGGCAACACCGTGGAGCTCGGCTCCTCCGCCATCGATGGCTCCTCCGCTGGTGGCGACGCTGCCGCAGCGGCTGGCGAGTAA
- a CDS encoding ABC transporter family substrate-binding protein, whose amino-acid sequence MKIPSTSPHARRWRSRSAVALTAAALLSLTACGGDSGKGDAIDAKSVAASDINPKSRDEIKDGGDLNLALEEIAEQQNIFHADGNLYTRQLWRMYNPQMSLFENEDYKPNPDYLTDVKSEDKDGKTVVTYTINDKAQYNDGTPIDWRAFENTWKANNGSNPDYKVSSTDGYILIESVKPGANDKQAVVTYKQEFPWWKSLFDTLVPPQVKDAETFNNAYLKQVHPGWGAGPFKVENVDFNGGRATFVRNEKWWGDQAKLDKVTYRQLEDQASMNAFQAGEIDAVGVATKDRLATARGMGEDKADIRTALRPSNFLITLNAKSPLLKDPAVREGIMQGIDRSQLAKIRFNGLDYSEKLPGSFLLLQNQKGYEDNFGAVMSYDQGKAKETLDKAGWKPGPDGIREKDGQKLAPRYVLQGDDPQLKAEASATQKMMRDIGVDMQIDQRPTSDFSKITKQRDFDIFPMGFNLGDPFGVAYFAQLYGTNGGLNLSGTDTAEMDRKAAEISKIGNPEEQIKKANEAEREALRAYGLMPTFNGPTIMATKPALANSGAAGFTVVPIEDIGWQK is encoded by the coding sequence ATGAAGATCCCATCCACTTCCCCGCACGCCCGCCGCTGGCGCTCCCGCAGCGCCGTGGCCCTCACGGCCGCTGCACTTCTCAGCCTCACTGCCTGCGGCGGCGACTCCGGCAAGGGCGATGCCATCGACGCCAAGTCGGTGGCGGCCTCCGACATCAACCCCAAGTCCCGGGATGAGATCAAGGACGGGGGCGACCTGAACCTCGCCCTCGAGGAGATCGCGGAGCAGCAGAACATCTTCCACGCCGACGGCAACCTGTACACCCGGCAACTGTGGCGGATGTACAACCCCCAGATGAGCCTGTTCGAGAATGAGGACTACAAGCCGAATCCGGACTACCTCACGGACGTTAAGTCGGAGGACAAGGATGGCAAGACTGTCGTAACCTACACCATCAACGACAAAGCCCAGTACAACGACGGAACCCCGATCGATTGGCGCGCCTTCGAAAACACCTGGAAGGCCAACAACGGGTCCAACCCGGACTACAAGGTCTCCTCCACCGACGGGTACATCCTCATCGAGTCGGTGAAGCCGGGTGCCAACGACAAGCAGGCCGTGGTCACCTACAAGCAGGAATTCCCCTGGTGGAAGAGCCTGTTCGACACCCTCGTGCCGCCGCAGGTCAAGGATGCCGAGACCTTCAACAACGCCTACCTCAAGCAGGTGCACCCAGGGTGGGGCGCGGGCCCCTTCAAGGTGGAGAACGTGGACTTCAATGGCGGCCGGGCCACTTTTGTGCGCAACGAGAAGTGGTGGGGAGACCAAGCCAAGCTGGACAAGGTGACCTACCGCCAGCTAGAGGATCAAGCCAGCATGAACGCCTTCCAGGCCGGCGAGATTGACGCGGTCGGCGTGGCCACGAAGGACCGCCTGGCAACCGCCCGGGGCATGGGCGAGGATAAGGCGGACATCCGCACGGCCCTGCGCCCCTCCAACTTCCTCATCACGCTCAACGCCAAGTCCCCCCTGCTCAAGGATCCCGCTGTCCGGGAGGGCATCATGCAGGGGATCGACCGCTCGCAACTTGCCAAGATCCGCTTCAACGGGCTGGATTACTCGGAGAAACTGCCCGGGTCCTTCCTGCTGCTCCAAAACCAGAAGGGCTACGAGGACAACTTCGGGGCCGTCATGTCCTACGACCAGGGCAAGGCGAAAGAGACCCTGGATAAGGCAGGCTGGAAGCCGGGCCCGGACGGCATCCGGGAGAAGGACGGCCAAAAGCTAGCCCCCCGCTACGTGCTACAGGGCGACGATCCCCAGCTCAAGGCAGAAGCCTCCGCCACACAGAAGATGATGCGGGATATCGGGGTGGACATGCAGATCGACCAGCGGCCCACCAGCGACTTCTCCAAGATCACGAAGCAGCGGGATTTCGACATCTTCCCCATGGGCTTCAATCTGGGCGATCCCTTCGGCGTCGCCTACTTTGCCCAGCTCTACGGCACAAATGGCGGGCTGAACCTCTCCGGTACGGACACGGCGGAGATGGACCGCAAGGCCGCGGAGATCAGCAAGATCGGCAACCCGGAAGAGCAGATCAAGAAGGCCAACGAAGCCGAGCGCGAAGCGCTGCGCGCCTACGGGCTCATGCCCACCTTCAACGGCCCCACCATCATGGCCACGAAGCCCGCTCTAGCTAACTCCGGGGCGGCCGGCTTCACCGTCGTTCCGATCGAGGACATCGGTTGGCAGAAGTAG
- a CDS encoding ABC transporter ATP-binding protein, with amino-acid sequence MSVSKNTPVLSVRDLNVSFPSEAGTVRAVRGVDFDLYPGRTLGIVGESGSGKSVTSMAIMGLLPQYAKVTGSVRFGEEELIGKSDAQMSAIRGNGIGMIFQDPLSALTPVFSIGDQLVEAIRCHQNVTKAAAWKQAVELLDLVGIPQPDKRVKSFPHEFSGGMRQRAVIAIAIANNPRVLIADEPTTALDVTVQAQVLDVIRLAQRETAAATIMITHDMGVIAGTADDVMVMYAGRPVENAEVHELFQNPRMPYTVGLLGSTPRVDRPAARALTPIVGSPPALMDLPDACAFAPRCPIAVEECHNSEPKLVKIADGEHSAACIRSGQINGGHIDGKELFPVPELSPDMYADVPRSEREQILEVSHLSKEFPLLKGALLKRKVGVVEAVKDVSFDIHAGECMAIVGESGSGKTTTLLEVMDLQPTGEAKIVLAGRDTAGMTARQRLHARRDIQIVFQDPMSSLDPRLTIREIIAEPLHSLGYDGNVDDRVRELMDLVGLNADHVDRFPGQFSGGQRQRIGLARALATNPKLIVLDEPVSALDVSIQAGVLNLLKDLKRRLGLSYLFVAHDLAVIRHLSDRVAVMYHGDFVEQGTVSDIFDNPQHPYTKKLLEAIPIPDPTIERQRRGLTVQEDA; translated from the coding sequence TTTCCTTTCCTTCGGAAGCCGGCACCGTGCGCGCGGTCAGGGGCGTCGATTTCGATCTCTACCCCGGCCGCACCCTGGGAATCGTCGGTGAATCGGGATCCGGAAAATCGGTGACGTCCATGGCCATCATGGGGCTGCTGCCCCAATACGCGAAGGTCACGGGATCCGTCCGTTTCGGCGAAGAAGAGCTCATCGGAAAAAGCGACGCCCAAATGTCCGCCATCCGCGGCAACGGCATCGGGATGATTTTCCAGGACCCCTTGAGCGCCCTTACCCCGGTGTTCTCCATCGGCGATCAGCTCGTGGAGGCCATCCGCTGCCACCAGAACGTCACCAAGGCCGCCGCCTGGAAACAAGCCGTGGAGCTGCTGGACCTCGTCGGAATCCCCCAACCGGACAAGCGCGTGAAGTCCTTTCCCCACGAGTTTTCCGGGGGCATGCGCCAGCGCGCCGTCATTGCCATCGCGATTGCCAATAATCCCCGCGTCCTCATTGCGGACGAACCCACCACCGCGCTGGATGTCACGGTCCAGGCACAGGTTTTGGACGTCATCCGCCTCGCGCAGCGCGAAACGGCCGCGGCGACCATCATGATCACCCACGACATGGGGGTGATTGCCGGAACTGCGGACGACGTCATGGTTATGTACGCCGGGCGCCCCGTGGAGAACGCGGAGGTCCACGAGCTCTTTCAGAACCCACGCATGCCCTACACCGTGGGTTTGCTGGGATCCACGCCCCGAGTCGACCGGCCCGCGGCGAGGGCCCTAACCCCCATCGTCGGTTCCCCGCCGGCCCTCATGGACCTCCCCGACGCCTGCGCTTTTGCCCCACGCTGCCCCATCGCGGTGGAGGAATGCCACAACTCCGAACCCAAGCTGGTGAAGATTGCAGACGGCGAACACAGCGCCGCGTGCATCCGTTCCGGTCAGATCAACGGTGGCCACATCGACGGCAAGGAATTGTTCCCGGTGCCCGAGCTGAGCCCGGATATGTACGCAGATGTACCCCGGTCCGAGCGGGAACAGATCCTGGAAGTAAGCCACCTATCGAAGGAATTCCCGCTGCTCAAGGGCGCCCTACTCAAGCGCAAAGTGGGTGTGGTGGAGGCCGTGAAGGACGTGTCCTTCGATATCCACGCCGGGGAATGCATGGCCATCGTCGGGGAATCCGGTTCCGGGAAAACCACCACCCTGCTGGAGGTCATGGACCTGCAACCCACCGGTGAGGCCAAGATCGTCCTCGCCGGCCGAGACACCGCGGGCATGACCGCCCGCCAGCGACTGCACGCCCGCCGGGACATTCAGATCGTGTTTCAAGATCCCATGAGCTCCCTGGACCCCCGGCTAACGATTCGCGAAATCATCGCCGAGCCCCTGCACTCCCTGGGCTATGACGGCAACGTGGACGACCGCGTTCGCGAGCTCATGGACCTCGTCGGCCTCAACGCGGACCACGTGGACCGCTTCCCCGGGCAGTTCTCCGGGGGGCAACGCCAGCGCATTGGGCTAGCCCGGGCCCTGGCGACCAATCCGAAACTCATCGTGCTGGATGAGCCGGTCTCCGCCCTGGACGTCTCCATTCAGGCGGGTGTGCTGAACCTTCTCAAGGACCTCAAGCGCCGCCTGGGCTTGTCCTACCTCTTTGTCGCACACGACCTCGCTGTCATCCGGCACCTCTCCGACCGGGTAGCCGTGATGTACCACGGGGATTTCGTGGAGCAGGGAACCGTGTCCGACATCTTCGACAACCCGCAGCACCCCTATACCAAGAAGCTCCTGGAAGCCATCCCCATCCCGGATCCCACCATCGAGCGCCAACGGCGCGGGCTCACCGTGCAGGAGGACGCGTGA